A window of Neisseria canis contains these coding sequences:
- a CDS encoding HlyD family efflux transporter periplasmic adaptor subunit: MNNTKDQALPAENETVPSTSRHKKRNITLVVLLLIVVGLGFAMMYFLIWQHEQTTNNARVAGHSVQIAPQIAGTVRQVSAEDTEIVNKGFVLVTLDDSDYQLAYERAQNELIQAIRQNKQQIAAGAQSKAAVLARKADLAKAQVDLRRRESLAGSDAISGEELSHARAAVVQAQAALRAVEAEQEAVLASLGKNIPLRKQPAVQNAVSHIKDAWLNLQRTQIRAPVDGQVAERHVQVGQQVAVGVPLMSVVPLNDLWVDANFKESQLRKMRIGQPVTMTSEMYGKKVVYNGKVLGLSVGTRNQRDIEEQHPENQTKVTQVPVRISLDPKELAENPLRVGLSMTVRVSTIDSSGPVIASAARRKTEASEGNTVDWTPVETLIEQVFEKYSK; this comes from the coding sequence ATGAATAATACGAAAGACCAAGCTTTACCGGCGGAAAACGAAACAGTTCCATCAACCAGCCGCCATAAAAAGCGCAACATCACCTTAGTGGTTTTGCTGCTGATTGTGGTGGGCTTGGGCTTTGCCATGATGTATTTTTTAATCTGGCAACACGAGCAAACGACCAATAACGCCCGCGTGGCAGGACACTCCGTGCAGATTGCGCCGCAAATTGCCGGAACGGTGCGCCAAGTTTCGGCGGAAGATACGGAAATTGTGAATAAAGGCTTCGTGCTGGTTACTTTGGATGACAGCGATTACCAGCTCGCTTACGAACGCGCGCAAAACGAGTTGATACAGGCCATCCGGCAAAACAAGCAGCAGATAGCGGCCGGCGCGCAAAGCAAGGCTGCAGTTTTAGCCCGCAAAGCCGATTTGGCGAAAGCTCAAGTCGATTTGCGCCGCCGGGAATCTTTGGCCGGCAGCGATGCCATTTCAGGGGAAGAATTAAGCCATGCGCGTGCGGCAGTTGTGCAGGCGCAAGCAGCTTTGCGTGCGGTGGAAGCGGAACAAGAAGCAGTGTTGGCATCTTTGGGCAAAAATATTCCTCTGCGTAAGCAGCCGGCCGTGCAAAATGCGGTGAGCCATATCAAAGACGCTTGGTTGAATCTTCAGCGCACACAAATACGCGCCCCGGTTGACGGACAGGTGGCTGAGCGTCATGTTCAGGTCGGGCAACAGGTTGCGGTTGGAGTGCCTTTGATGTCGGTGGTGCCGCTTAACGATTTATGGGTTGACGCCAATTTTAAGGAATCCCAGTTGCGGAAAATGCGTATCGGTCAGCCTGTAACGATGACCTCGGAAATGTACGGTAAAAAAGTCGTGTATAACGGCAAGGTGCTCGGGCTTTCAGTCGGCACGAGAAACCAGCGCGACATTGAAGAGCAGCATCCTGAAAATCAAACCAAGGTTACCCAAGTTCCGGTGCGCATCAGCTTGGATCCGAAAGAGCTTGCCGAAAATCCGCTTAGGGTTGGCTTGTCGATGACGGTTCGAGTGAGCACCATAGACAGCAGCGGGCCGGTAATAGCATCGGCGGCACGCAGAAAAACGGAAGCGTCGGAGGGGAATACGGTGGATTGGACACCGGTGGAAACGCTTATTGAGCAAGTGTTTGAAAAGTATTCGAAATAG
- a CDS encoding efflux transporter outer membrane subunit, with amino-acid sequence MNTPAEHALSSGQTFAVQEQWWLVLKDPQLNRYINAALKNAPSLKSAQARFEQLQAELGILGEESKVQTGLVAEGKGALLGKRPSASFAEPDRNFRLAHISAQAKWSFDFWGKNKARIASVLGRRNAAYYEIRQAEILLTHAVAEQYFTWQGLLAQQDILNQRIENSKQIEKLMQERVKAQLAAPSAVYEQQQMQQQLALQKLQLDKEIAHARHALAVLTGSKPDSLDKQQPAAMSGVPDVKVGGLKADILGRRPDISVQRELLDVRSQNIREAKADFYPNIELKLLTGLSHIDAFDLVRGNSGMLGVVPAVHLPIFTSGALRSKLAKRNAEYDEQVAVYDQTVLDAMRLAADAITDYQNHKAQHAQAEQAAATARKISASILRRVNAGLANKAEYYRKQDDVLQQQAVVLMKHSAALAAWSNLNVQLGGGFKQEQHL; translated from the coding sequence GTGAACACACCTGCTGAGCATGCACTTTCCTCCGGACAAACTTTTGCAGTGCAAGAGCAATGGTGGCTGGTTTTGAAAGACCCGCAGTTGAACCGCTATATTAACGCAGCTTTAAAAAATGCACCTTCGCTGAAAAGCGCGCAAGCCCGTTTTGAACAGCTTCAAGCCGAGCTTGGTATTTTGGGTGAAGAAAGTAAAGTTCAGACAGGCCTTGTGGCCGAAGGCAAGGGGGCTTTGCTCGGAAAGAGGCCGTCGGCTTCATTTGCTGAGCCTGACCGCAATTTCAGGCTTGCGCACATCTCAGCGCAAGCCAAATGGTCGTTTGATTTTTGGGGAAAGAATAAAGCGCGTATTGCGTCTGTACTGGGGCGTCGGAACGCCGCTTATTATGAAATCAGGCAAGCGGAAATTTTGCTGACACATGCGGTGGCCGAGCAGTATTTTACCTGGCAGGGTCTGCTTGCCCAACAGGATATTCTGAATCAACGCATTGAAAACTCAAAACAAATCGAAAAGCTGATGCAGGAGCGGGTAAAAGCGCAACTTGCCGCGCCGTCTGCTGTTTATGAGCAGCAACAGATGCAGCAGCAATTGGCGCTGCAAAAATTACAATTAGATAAAGAAATCGCCCATGCCCGCCATGCTTTGGCTGTGTTGACCGGAAGTAAACCGGATAGCTTGGACAAGCAACAGCCGGCGGCGATGTCCGGCGTGCCGGATGTGAAAGTAGGCGGTTTGAAAGCCGATATATTAGGCCGTCGTCCTGACATCTCGGTGCAGCGTGAATTGTTGGATGTGCGAAGCCAAAATATTCGGGAAGCTAAAGCGGATTTTTATCCGAATATAGAGCTGAAATTGCTGACAGGTTTATCGCATATTGATGCATTTGATTTGGTGCGCGGCAATTCGGGTATGCTTGGGGTGGTGCCGGCGGTTCATCTGCCGATTTTTACGTCCGGTGCTTTGCGCTCGAAACTGGCAAAACGCAATGCGGAATATGATGAACAGGTAGCGGTATACGATCAAACGGTTTTGGATGCGATGCGGCTGGCGGCAGATGCCATAACAGACTATCAAAATCATAAAGCGCAACATGCGCAGGCAGAGCAGGCAGCGGCAACTGCCCGTAAAATTTCTGCAAGTATACTAAGGCGCGTCAATGCGGGCTTGGCAAATAAAGCGGAATATTACCGCAAGCAAGATGATGTGTTGCAGCAGCAGGCGGTAGTCCTGATGAAACATTCGGCTGCACTTGCGGCGTGGAGTAATCTGAATGTTCAACTGGGAGGCGGATTTAAGCAAGAACAGCATTTGTGA